One segment of Micromonospora parathelypteridis DNA contains the following:
- a CDS encoding inositol monophosphatase family protein, which produces MHRSAPSSQELLAIALDVARAAAATAYRMRVEGVSVAATKSTVTDVVTAADRAVERQVLDALKQLRPDDAVLGEEYGTGDTGPVAPGGVRWIVDPIDGTVNYLYGLPYSAVSLAAEVDGVVVAGVVRNVSTGEEWTATAGGGAWRDGVRLRCSGETDLGQALVGTGFGYAAGRRAHQATVVAGLIAHVRDIRRLGAAALDLCLVAEGRLDAYFEKGLGAWDLAAGGLVAAEAGARVAGLAGRPPGPDLVVAAPPALFAPLHDRLAELDAAGGP; this is translated from the coding sequence ATGCACCGTTCGGCGCCGTCAAGTCAGGAACTTTTGGCGATCGCGCTCGACGTGGCGCGGGCTGCGGCGGCCACCGCGTACCGCATGCGGGTCGAGGGTGTCTCCGTGGCCGCGACCAAGAGTACGGTCACCGACGTCGTCACCGCGGCGGACCGGGCGGTGGAGCGGCAGGTGCTCGACGCGCTGAAGCAACTGCGGCCGGACGACGCGGTCCTCGGCGAGGAGTACGGCACGGGGGACACCGGGCCGGTCGCGCCGGGCGGAGTGCGGTGGATCGTCGACCCGATCGACGGCACCGTCAACTACCTCTACGGGCTGCCGTACAGCGCGGTGTCGCTGGCCGCCGAGGTGGACGGGGTGGTGGTCGCCGGCGTCGTGCGCAACGTGAGTACCGGCGAGGAGTGGACGGCCACGGCCGGGGGCGGCGCCTGGCGTGACGGTGTCCGGTTGCGCTGCTCCGGCGAGACGGACCTGGGGCAGGCGCTGGTCGGCACCGGCTTCGGCTACGCCGCCGGCCGCCGCGCGCACCAGGCCACGGTGGTGGCCGGGTTGATCGCACACGTACGGGACATTCGCCGGCTCGGCGCCGCCGCGCTGGACCTCTGCCTGGTCGCGGAGGGTCGGCTCGACGCGTACTTCGAGAAGGGTCTCGGGGCCTGGGACCTGGCGGCGGGTGGACTGGTGGCCGCCGAGGCGGGTGCGCGAGTCGCCGGCCTGGCAGGTCGGCCGCCGGGGCCGGATCTGGTGGTCGCGGCCCCGCCCGCGCTCTTTGCGCCGCTGCACGACCGGCTGGCCGAGTTGGACGCCGCCGGCGGCCCCTGA
- a CDS encoding LytR C-terminal domain-containing protein, whose product MRALVVVGLLGVLALAFVVTAIVRDSQGKAGTAAGCPDGWPLADLVLHEPKDVKINVLNATDEPGRAGTVADDFRNRKFQVKKVGNDPKKIDSVAVLRYGPKGVGSAHLLQAYFLNNAVPGYDEKRTDDTVDVVLGNNFQQLATTTEVNQSLGDSGPPTAPKGSCPSPAAK is encoded by the coding sequence GTGCGAGCACTCGTCGTCGTCGGCCTGCTGGGGGTGCTGGCGCTGGCATTCGTGGTCACCGCCATCGTCCGGGACAGCCAGGGAAAGGCAGGCACAGCCGCGGGTTGCCCGGACGGCTGGCCGCTCGCCGACCTGGTTCTGCACGAACCCAAGGACGTCAAGATCAATGTTCTGAACGCGACCGACGAGCCTGGCCGGGCCGGCACCGTCGCGGACGACTTCCGCAACCGCAAGTTCCAGGTCAAGAAGGTCGGCAACGACCCCAAAAAGATCGACAGCGTGGCAGTGCTGCGGTACGGCCCCAAGGGAGTCGGCTCCGCGCACCTGCTGCAGGCGTACTTCCTCAACAACGCCGTGCCGGGCTACGACGAGAAGCGCACCGACGACACCGTGGACGTGGTGCTGGGCAACAACTTCCAGCAGCTCGCCACCACCACCGAGGTCAACCAGTCCCTCGGTGACTCAGGCCCGCCGACGGCCCCCAAGGGCTCCTGCCCGTCCCCCGCCGCCAAGTGA
- a CDS encoding DUF4193 domain-containing protein codes for MATDYDAPRRDEVDLGEDSLEELKARRVDSQSGAVDVDEAEVAESFELPGADLADEELTVKVLPMQQDEFRCARCFLVHHRSQLAVERNGELICRECV; via the coding sequence ATGGCCACCGACTACGACGCCCCGCGTCGCGACGAGGTCGACCTCGGCGAGGACAGCCTGGAAGAGCTCAAGGCCCGGCGCGTCGACTCACAGTCGGGCGCGGTGGACGTCGACGAGGCCGAGGTGGCCGAGAGCTTTGAGCTGCCCGGTGCCGATCTGGCCGACGAGGAGCTCACGGTCAAGGTGCTTCCGATGCAGCAGGACGAGTTCCGGTGCGCCCGCTGCTTCCTGGTCCACCACCGTAGCCAGCTGGCAGTCGAGCGAAACGGCGAGTTGATCTGTCGCGAGTGCGTCTGA
- a CDS encoding DUF3093 domain-containing protein, translating to MSPSPSTDQPPVAARTAYAERLDLPWWLWLAGLVAAALLAVEIWMGASGVRAWLPFAVLLPLTAAGMWWLGRIRVGVADAELRVDDARLPVRFVADVVPLDAAGRREVLGVGADPLAFVVQRPWIGGAVQVVLDDPADPTPFWVVSTRHPVELAEAVLAARDANRPRVDRPAGELA from the coding sequence ATGTCGCCCTCCCCGTCCACCGATCAGCCGCCGGTCGCCGCCCGCACGGCGTACGCCGAACGGCTGGATCTGCCCTGGTGGCTGTGGCTGGCCGGGCTGGTGGCCGCCGCGCTGTTGGCCGTCGAGATCTGGATGGGCGCCTCCGGCGTCCGCGCCTGGCTGCCGTTCGCCGTGCTGCTGCCGCTCACCGCGGCCGGGATGTGGTGGCTGGGCCGGATCCGGGTCGGGGTCGCCGATGCCGAGCTGCGGGTGGACGACGCCCGCCTACCGGTGCGCTTCGTGGCCGACGTGGTGCCGCTGGACGCGGCCGGACGCCGGGAGGTGCTCGGGGTTGGCGCGGACCCGCTCGCCTTCGTGGTGCAGCGACCCTGGATCGGCGGCGCCGTGCAGGTGGTGCTCGACGATCCGGCCGACCCGACGCCGTTCTGGGTGGTGAGCACGCGGCACCCGGTCGAGTTGGCCGAGGCGGTGCTGGCCGCACGGGACGCCAACCGCCCACGCGTCGACCGGCCGGCCGGCGAGCTGGCCTGA
- the dut gene encoding dUTP diphosphatase, whose translation MTDVVPVRVQLLDSELPLPTYAHPGDAGADLVAAADVELPPGGRALVPTGVAIALPEGYVGLVHPRSGLAARLGVTVLNAPGTVDAGYRGEILVNLINHDRDVPAKISRGDRIAQLVIQQVARARFEPVAELPASRRGTGGHGSTGGHAGLVPSPAGQDRVQQRPDEPGRGQTEEMAG comes from the coding sequence GTGACCGACGTCGTACCCGTGCGCGTACAACTGCTCGACTCCGAGCTGCCGCTGCCCACGTACGCCCATCCCGGCGATGCCGGGGCCGACCTGGTGGCGGCCGCGGACGTGGAGCTGCCGCCCGGCGGCCGTGCCCTGGTGCCCACCGGGGTGGCCATCGCGTTGCCGGAGGGGTACGTGGGCCTGGTCCATCCCCGATCCGGTCTGGCGGCCAGGCTCGGCGTGACGGTGCTCAACGCGCCCGGTACGGTCGACGCCGGCTACCGGGGTGAGATCCTGGTCAACCTGATCAACCATGATCGGGATGTGCCGGCGAAGATCTCCCGCGGCGACCGGATCGCGCAGCTCGTGATCCAGCAGGTCGCACGGGCGCGGTTCGAGCCGGTGGCCGAGCTGCCCGCGTCCCGGCGCGGGACCGGTGGGCACGGGTCCACCGGTGGGCACGCCGGGCTGGTGCCGTCGCCGGCGGGCCAGGACCGGGTCCAGCAGCGGCCAGACGAGCCGGGCCGCGGGCAGACCGAAGAGATGGCAGGGTGA
- a CDS encoding DUF3710 domain-containing protein gives MIFSRKRADAERQTGDERATEVPDQGAEAPSLVRGPYDISESYDDVQRLDLGSLHIPAIADVEVRVQADPQGVIQQVVLVHGDNALQLGVFAAPRSEGIWDEVREEIRQSLLRDGASAQEVDGEYGPELHAQVRTPDGPTNLRFVGIDGPRWMVRGVFQGPVATDPAVAGPLVECLDGLVVDRGQEAKPVREPLPLRLPREIADQADAEAGDAAAEPRQV, from the coding sequence GTGATCTTCTCCCGAAAGCGGGCCGATGCCGAACGGCAGACCGGTGACGAGCGGGCCACCGAGGTCCCGGACCAGGGTGCTGAGGCGCCGTCGCTGGTGCGCGGCCCGTACGACATCTCCGAGAGCTACGACGACGTGCAGCGACTCGATCTGGGCAGCCTGCACATCCCGGCGATCGCCGACGTCGAGGTGCGGGTGCAGGCCGACCCGCAGGGTGTGATCCAGCAGGTGGTGCTGGTGCACGGGGACAACGCGCTCCAGCTGGGTGTCTTCGCCGCTCCCCGGTCCGAGGGGATCTGGGACGAGGTGCGCGAGGAGATCCGCCAGTCGCTGCTCCGCGACGGTGCGAGCGCGCAGGAGGTCGACGGCGAGTACGGCCCGGAGCTGCACGCCCAGGTGCGTACCCCGGACGGTCCGACGAACCTGCGGTTCGTCGGCATCGACGGGCCGCGCTGGATGGTCCGCGGCGTGTTCCAGGGCCCGGTGGCCACCGATCCGGCCGTGGCCGGGCCGCTCGTCGAGTGCCTGGACGGCCTGGTGGTCGACCGTGGCCAGGAGGCGAAGCCGGTCCGCGAGCCGCTGCCGCTGCGGCTGCCCCGGGAGATCGCCGACCAGGCCGACGCCGAGGCGGGCGACGCGGCCGCCGAGCCGCGCCAGGTCTGA
- a CDS encoding OB-fold nucleic acid binding domain-containing protein, with protein MTTDESRVSLRRILQRFTASEAEIDAQELRRESAQCGGIPAQQCSRGQLVSVAGRLRTVVYTPRTNLPTLEADLYDGTDVVTLVWLGRRHIAGIEPGRHLTARGRVAVRDDRKVIYNPYYELDSPK; from the coding sequence ATGACGACCGACGAGAGCCGGGTGTCGCTGCGGCGCATCCTGCAGCGGTTCACCGCCAGCGAGGCTGAGATCGACGCGCAGGAGCTGCGTCGGGAGAGCGCCCAGTGCGGCGGGATCCCGGCCCAGCAGTGCTCCCGGGGCCAGTTGGTCTCGGTGGCTGGTCGGCTGCGCACGGTGGTCTACACACCGCGCACCAACCTGCCCACCCTCGAGGCCGACCTGTACGACGGCACCGACGTGGTCACCCTGGTCTGGTTGGGTCGACGGCACATCGCCGGGATCGAGCCGGGCCGGCACCTGACCGCCCGTGGCCGGGTGGCGGTGCGCGACGACCGCAAGGTCATCTACAACCCCTACTACGAGCTGGACTCGCCGAAGTGA
- a CDS encoding DUF3159 domain-containing protein, with protein MTTGQHRAAQPETGPQDEERLPTIAEQMADQLGGWRGLVESSIPVVVFVVANIIGELRPAVIASVAVALLIAGLRLAQRRPIRHAVNGLFGVAIGAAMAWRSGEERDFYLPGILYGIGYGVALLISAAIRQPLVGWIWSVLVAKGRSEWRNDPKLVRTFTQLTVLWGVVWLAKVGVQAGLYLAHQDTALGVARLVLGFPPYALLLLITVWTVRRVTREPQPAPLPGA; from the coding sequence ATGACGACGGGACAGCACCGGGCGGCACAGCCGGAGACCGGCCCTCAGGACGAGGAGCGGCTGCCGACGATCGCCGAGCAGATGGCCGACCAGCTCGGCGGCTGGCGAGGGCTGGTCGAGTCCAGCATCCCGGTCGTGGTCTTCGTCGTCGCCAACATCATCGGTGAGCTGCGGCCGGCGGTGATCGCCTCGGTCGCCGTCGCGCTGCTGATCGCCGGGCTGCGGCTGGCCCAGCGCCGGCCGATCCGGCACGCCGTCAACGGGCTGTTCGGCGTCGCTATCGGCGCGGCCATGGCCTGGCGCAGCGGCGAGGAGCGCGATTTCTACCTCCCCGGCATCCTCTACGGCATCGGGTACGGCGTCGCCCTGTTGATCTCGGCGGCCATCCGGCAGCCACTGGTGGGCTGGATCTGGTCGGTGCTGGTCGCCAAGGGCCGCTCGGAATGGCGGAACGACCCGAAGTTGGTGCGGACCTTCACCCAGCTGACCGTGCTCTGGGGCGTGGTCTGGTTGGCGAAGGTGGGCGTGCAGGCCGGGCTCTACCTGGCCCATCAGGACACCGCGTTGGGCGTCGCCCGGCTGGTGCTGGGCTTCCCGCCGTACGCGCTGCTGCTGCTGATCACGGTCTGGACGGTGCGCCGGGTCACCCGGGAGCCACAGCCGGCCCCGCTGCCCGGCGCCTGA
- a CDS encoding potassium channel family protein: MRVAIAGAGNVGRSIAQELIDNGHQVMLIERQPKMLRPDRVPAAEWVLADACELTSLEEANVAGCDVVVAATGDDKTNLVLSLLAKTEFAVPRVVARVNRAENEWLFTEQWGVDVAVSKPRVMAALVEEAVTVGDLVRLMTFRQGEANLVEITLPPTAPYVGQPIHAVPLPRDAALVAILRGKRVLVPSPDDPIEAGDELVFVCTAEVEDEVRAVILGPDSVERTRGSR, from the coding sequence ATGCGGGTCGCCATCGCGGGCGCGGGCAACGTGGGCCGCTCGATCGCCCAGGAGCTGATCGACAACGGCCACCAGGTGATGTTGATCGAGCGCCAACCCAAGATGCTGCGCCCCGACCGGGTGCCGGCCGCCGAGTGGGTGCTCGCTGACGCGTGTGAGCTGACCAGCTTGGAGGAGGCCAACGTCGCCGGGTGCGACGTGGTGGTCGCGGCGACCGGCGACGACAAGACCAACCTGGTGCTGTCGCTGCTGGCCAAGACCGAGTTCGCGGTCCCCCGTGTGGTCGCCCGGGTCAACCGGGCCGAGAACGAGTGGCTGTTCACCGAGCAGTGGGGCGTGGACGTCGCGGTGAGCAAGCCGCGGGTGATGGCCGCACTGGTCGAGGAGGCGGTCACCGTCGGCGACCTGGTCCGGCTGATGACCTTCCGCCAGGGCGAGGCGAACCTGGTCGAGATCACCCTGCCGCCGACCGCACCCTACGTCGGTCAGCCGATCCACGCCGTGCCACTGCCCCGTGACGCCGCACTGGTGGCGATCCTGCGCGGCAAGCGGGTCCTGGTGCCCAGCCCGGACGACCCGATCGAGGCCGGCGACGAGCTGGTCTTCGTCTGCACCGCCGAGGTGGAGGACGAGGTCCGTGCGGTGATCCTCGGACCGGACAGCGTCGAGCGGACCCGCGGCTCACGCTGA
- a CDS encoding potassium channel family protein encodes MHVVIMGCGRVGSTLAHSLESRGHSVAVIDQDADAFRRLGPDFAGITVTGAGFDGDVLRQAGIERADAFAAVSSGDNSNIISARLARETFGVSRVAARIYDQRRAQVYERLGIPTVATVRWTADRMLRHLVPEGNVEIFRDPTSTVSIVEVPLHKDWIGRPLRTLEEAAGARVAYLIRFGIGTLPTGSTVLQEGDQVFMLVSDDIVATVTSVAATPPEGGH; translated from the coding sequence GTGCACGTCGTGATCATGGGATGTGGCCGGGTCGGGTCGACCCTCGCCCACAGCCTGGAATCCCGGGGGCACTCGGTGGCGGTGATCGATCAGGACGCCGACGCCTTCCGCCGACTCGGCCCCGACTTCGCCGGGATCACGGTGACCGGGGCCGGCTTCGACGGCGATGTGCTGCGCCAGGCCGGCATCGAGCGCGCGGACGCCTTCGCGGCGGTCTCCAGCGGCGACAACTCCAACATCATCTCGGCCCGGCTGGCTCGCGAGACGTTCGGCGTGTCCCGGGTCGCTGCCCGCATCTACGACCAGCGCCGGGCGCAGGTCTACGAGCGGCTGGGCATCCCCACCGTGGCGACCGTGCGCTGGACGGCCGACCGGATGCTGCGGCATCTGGTGCCGGAGGGCAACGTGGAGATCTTCCGCGATCCCACGAGCACCGTGTCGATCGTCGAGGTGCCGCTGCACAAGGATTGGATCGGCCGGCCGCTACGAACGCTGGAGGAGGCCGCCGGAGCACGGGTGGCTTATCTGATCCGCTTCGGCATCGGCACGCTCCCCACCGGCTCTACCGTCCTGCAGGAGGGTGACCAGGTGTTCATGCTGGTCAGCGATGACATCGTGGCGACGGTCACGTCGGTGGCGGCAACGCCGCCGGAAGGGGGGCACTGA
- a CDS encoding APC family permease: MASPTSLLKRLLLGRPFRSDRLQHTLLPKRIALPVFASDALSSVAYAPDEILLTLSIAGASAYVFSPWIALAVVVVMLTVVASYRQNVHAYPSGGGDYEVATVNLGPKFGVGVASALLVDYVLTVAVSVSSGVANLGSVVPFVATHKVLIAVIAVVLLTAVNLRGLRESGTAFAIPTYGFVIVMGGMLLTGLFRVFVLGDDLRAPSADLVIQAEHSVTGFALIFLLLRTFSSGAAALTGVEAISNGVPAFKAPKSRNAATTLLLLGAIAVSLLVGIIWLARLTHLQFVEDPALQIVSGPDGYVQKTVTTQLGETVFGSGSFLLYVVAGMTALILFLAANTAFNGFPVLGSILAQDRYLPRQFHTRGDRLAFSNGITFLALFAIVLIVGFQAEVTRLIQLYIVGVFVSFTVSQAGMIRHWNRLLRTERDLEARRRMHRSRAINTFGMGLTGTVLVIVLVTKFLLGAWIAIAAMAVIYVLMLAIRRHYDRIAVELTPPDEGRAVLPARNHAIVLVSKVHQPTLRAIAYARATRPDTLTAVTVNVDDKDTRDLQADWERREMAIPLTVIDSPYREITRPILDFVASTRRKSPRDVVTVFIPEYVVGRWWENLLHNQSALRLKGRLLFEPGVMVVSVPWQLASTASKNLDRLDATLSRTPARGPRGGLSPTDQPVVSVPAPESRPIDGGPVGTGRD; the protein is encoded by the coding sequence GTGGCCAGTCCCACCTCGCTGCTGAAGCGACTGCTCCTCGGTCGACCGTTCCGGTCCGACCGTCTGCAGCACACCCTCCTCCCGAAGCGCATCGCGCTGCCCGTGTTCGCCTCCGACGCGCTGTCCAGCGTCGCGTATGCGCCCGACGAGATCCTGCTGACCCTCTCCATCGCCGGCGCCTCGGCTTACGTGTTCTCCCCGTGGATCGCACTGGCCGTGGTCGTGGTGATGCTCACCGTGGTGGCGAGCTACCGGCAGAACGTGCATGCCTACCCCTCCGGTGGTGGCGACTACGAGGTGGCCACGGTCAACCTGGGTCCGAAGTTCGGGGTCGGGGTGGCCAGCGCGCTGTTGGTCGACTACGTGCTCACGGTGGCGGTGTCGGTCTCCTCCGGGGTGGCCAACCTCGGCTCGGTGGTGCCGTTCGTGGCCACCCACAAGGTCCTGATCGCGGTGATCGCGGTGGTTCTGCTGACCGCGGTCAACCTGCGCGGCCTGCGGGAGTCCGGCACCGCGTTCGCCATTCCCACCTACGGCTTCGTCATCGTGATGGGCGGGATGCTGCTCACCGGGCTCTTCCGGGTCTTCGTCCTGGGCGACGACCTCCGTGCGCCCAGCGCCGACCTGGTCATCCAGGCCGAGCACAGCGTGACCGGCTTCGCGTTGATCTTCCTGCTGCTGCGGACGTTCAGCTCGGGCGCCGCCGCGCTCACCGGCGTCGAGGCGATCTCCAACGGTGTGCCGGCGTTCAAGGCCCCGAAGAGCCGTAACGCCGCCACCACGCTGCTGCTGCTGGGTGCGATCGCGGTGAGCCTGCTCGTCGGGATCATCTGGCTGGCCCGGCTGACCCACCTGCAGTTCGTCGAGGACCCGGCCCTGCAGATCGTCTCCGGCCCGGACGGCTACGTGCAGAAGACGGTCACCACCCAGCTCGGCGAGACGGTCTTCGGGTCCGGCTCGTTCCTGCTCTACGTGGTGGCCGGGATGACCGCGCTCATCCTCTTCCTGGCCGCGAACACCGCGTTCAACGGTTTCCCGGTGCTCGGCTCGATCCTCGCCCAGGACCGCTACCTGCCCCGCCAGTTCCACACCCGCGGCGACCGGCTGGCCTTCTCCAACGGCATCACCTTCCTGGCCCTGTTCGCGATCGTGCTGATCGTCGGCTTCCAGGCCGAGGTGACCCGACTCATCCAGCTCTACATCGTCGGGGTCTTCGTCTCGTTCACCGTCTCCCAGGCCGGCATGATCCGGCACTGGAACCGGCTCCTGCGCACCGAGCGGGACCTGGAGGCGCGTCGCCGGATGCACCGCTCCCGGGCCATCAACACGTTCGGCATGGGGCTCACCGGCACGGTGCTGGTGATCGTCCTGGTCACCAAGTTCCTGCTCGGCGCCTGGATCGCGATCGCCGCGATGGCGGTGATCTACGTGCTGATGCTGGCCATCCGCCGGCACTACGACCGGATCGCGGTCGAGCTGACCCCGCCGGACGAGGGTCGGGCCGTGCTGCCCGCCCGCAACCACGCGATCGTGCTGGTCAGCAAGGTGCACCAGCCGACGTTGCGGGCCATCGCCTACGCCCGGGCCACCCGGCCGGACACGCTGACCGCCGTGACCGTCAACGTGGACGACAAGGACACCCGGGACCTGCAGGCCGACTGGGAACGGCGGGAGATGGCCATCCCGCTCACCGTCATCGACTCGCCGTACCGGGAGATCACCCGGCCGATCCTGGACTTCGTCGCCTCCACCCGCCGTAAGTCACCCCGGGACGTGGTCACCGTCTTCATTCCGGAGTACGTCGTCGGCCGCTGGTGGGAGAACCTGCTGCACAACCAGAGCGCCCTGCGCCTCAAGGGCCGGTTGCTCTTCGAACCGGGGGTGATGGTGGTCAGCGTGCCGTGGCAGCTCGCGTCGACAGCGAGCAAGAACCTGGACCGGCTGGACGCCACGCTGTCCCGGACCCCGGCACGCGGGCCGCGAGGCGGCCTGTCGCCGACCGACCAGCCGGTGGTCTCCGTGCCGGCCCCCGAGAGCCGCCCGATCGACGGCGGCCCGGTCGGGACCGGCCGTGACTGA
- a CDS encoding class I SAM-dependent RNA methyltransferase, with amino-acid sequence MPERGLAEAERVELTVDAVAPGGHCVARVDGQVVFVRHALPGERVVAEVTEVHRGFVRADAVTVLEPSPDRVEPPCPYAKPGACGGCDLQHVAPEAQLAWKTAVVREQLVRLAGLTDVELDRLGVRVEALPGGLLGWRSRVRYAVDAADRAGLLKHRSHEVVPIDRCRIAHPAIQQLPVLTPSGARWPAAEAVETVASTGGDVTVTEVREGVPTPVSGLTEVREVAAGRDWTLPASAFWQVHPAAADTLSTAVLELLDPQPGEIAWDLYGGAGLFAAGLAARVGATGRVTLVEAATQGVAAARENLADLPTVEVVSARVETALARRRITGPVDVVVLDPPRSGAGAPVVRALVAANPRAVAYVACDPAAFARDVRTFTDLGWRLAALRGFDLFPMTQHVEQVGLLLPPLGR; translated from the coding sequence GTGCCCGAGCGCGGCCTGGCCGAGGCGGAACGCGTCGAGCTGACCGTCGACGCGGTCGCCCCCGGCGGGCACTGCGTGGCACGGGTCGACGGGCAGGTGGTCTTCGTCCGGCACGCGCTGCCCGGTGAACGGGTCGTCGCCGAGGTCACCGAGGTGCACCGGGGGTTCGTCCGGGCCGACGCGGTGACCGTGCTGGAACCCTCACCGGACCGGGTCGAGCCGCCCTGCCCGTACGCGAAGCCGGGCGCCTGTGGTGGCTGCGACCTGCAGCACGTCGCCCCGGAAGCGCAACTGGCCTGGAAGACCGCCGTGGTGCGCGAACAGCTCGTCCGCCTCGCCGGGCTGACCGACGTCGAGCTGGACCGGCTCGGCGTCCGGGTCGAGGCGCTGCCCGGCGGGCTGCTGGGCTGGCGCTCCCGGGTCCGCTACGCCGTGGACGCCGCCGACCGGGCCGGCCTGCTCAAGCACCGCTCGCACGAGGTGGTGCCGATCGACCGCTGCCGGATCGCCCACCCGGCCATCCAGCAACTGCCGGTGCTGACCCCCTCCGGGGCGCGCTGGCCGGCCGCCGAGGCGGTGGAGACCGTCGCCAGCACCGGTGGGGACGTGACCGTCACGGAGGTCCGCGAAGGGGTGCCCACCCCGGTGAGCGGCCTGACCGAGGTCCGCGAGGTGGCCGCCGGCCGGGACTGGACGCTGCCCGCGTCCGCGTTCTGGCAGGTGCACCCGGCCGCCGCGGACACCCTGTCCACGGCGGTGCTGGAGCTGCTGGACCCGCAGCCGGGCGAGATCGCCTGGGACCTCTACGGCGGCGCCGGGCTGTTCGCCGCCGGGTTGGCCGCCCGGGTCGGTGCGACCGGCCGGGTGACCCTGGTGGAGGCCGCGACGCAGGGCGTCGCCGCCGCTCGGGAGAACCTTGCCGACCTGCCCACGGTCGAGGTGGTGTCGGCCCGCGTGGAGACCGCGTTGGCCCGCCGACGGATCACCGGCCCGGTCGACGTGGTGGTGCTCGACCCGCCACGCTCCGGCGCGGGCGCACCGGTGGTCCGCGCGCTGGTCGCCGCCAACCCGCGGGCGGTCGCGTACGTGGCCTGCGACCCGGCGGCCTTCGCCCGGGACGTCCGCACCTTCACCGACCTCGGTTGGCGGCTGGCGGCGCTGCGGGGCTTCGACCTGTTCCCGATGACGCAGCACGTCGAGCAGGTCGGGCTGCTGCTGCCCCCGCTCGGGCGTTAG